The stretch of DNA gtttatggttgtacagaattagtccttatgacccgggacaacattgagactctatgtgctagaattacactttgacttgtttaccgactctcatggggtcatcaggtggcaaggttgggtgttctgtcgaaacacataggagtcgatgcattgtagtcggggattcaccgcttaccttcgggtatggatatcctatgtgttatcatgtgtatgtagatcgaaatctctggccagagtatggttgtaattatgaaagggttttcatagattacaccatcgatgcaactacaacatgacacatagtatcgattcattgacaactctcgataaacttatggttgtcgaatcgatcgggatatatgagttgaagggaccgtactgtacgctaaccataattgaatggttcttgcaggcactatcatgtgatacctagggaatcacgtaagcgatgctgctaggcgtttaacgtgattggttgggtactatcagacttgagttctgacgttcttactatcaaggagttgataagtaagaatggagcaataggggtatgctcgaataaggacatgtttagtccgaatcacatggagatgtgaacccacggctagttgtatcaatgaaccattgagggccacacaagtactagctttgtaaatcccgatgagaagtaaaaatagttcaatgtgttgaacggattataaaggagtttataagcgtaagaaaaattagaagtatgacttctataaaggagaaaatagttcaatgtgttgaacgacttataaatgagtttataagtgtaaagaaaaatagaagtatgacttctatgagagaaatgtaaattttgatttatggaagtgttcctaaattaaaatttggccaagagaataatgtaattgaaaattgtgattttcataaacattattatggactaaatcaaattaattcaagtgttgaattaattagacactagtggaccttgtagagtccaaataattaaattaattcaagtgttggattaattaaataatattgagtcttgtagagctcaattaaaataattatttaaactagtgggacttgagtaaattcaagtaatatttaatttgtctcaaatatgtttgagataattaaatttagtctatggttttttatttgatagaaaactatattatatgaatgcatgggaggtgaagagttggggaatacttttgaataaaatattggttggcatgcaactttttgtatcaactttttgcaaccccaagactagattctcctccctcattctacactccatatggccgaaacttccatcaaaattctctcaagtttttctctccattttgtgttcttgaattgtttaagaacacacacttctctttgaaaaatcctcacatttttctagtgcaaattgtgaggggatctacctagttggtggtgggcctaattttgaaggaaaggaaggaaagcttgtagatcttcttccattcaagagctaaggtttttaaatcttagttggagccatacatcaacctcaagaggttgataggtacactttcttacaccctatgaatgtcattttgtgtttttattgtatttgttgcacaatgtatggggtggccgaaattttgagctaaaaattttagattttaaacttccgttgcgcttccggccaccgtaaccggtccgctttcactagcatgggtatacagataaagatttgccaagataataatttcaaatattattaaaataaagattgcttatacatagagtttcattgtgaacactcggccaacacttggctcgacgggcacctactctaacaaaattACCACAACTAAACATAACCATATCCATAGCAAAAGATGAACCTTTGATCATCAAAAGATTGAGTTAAATTACACTCCCAAAATAAACCAAATGTTTTACATCCCAAACCATTTCAAAACAAAATACTTTCTTATCCATCCATAACCAAAATAATCCTTCACCCTTCCTCCAAGATTGGCACATTTCCTTCTTCTGTCTTGACACCACGCTGTATCAATCCCGTTTACCTGCATCTGCATCTCATgaacatatcaatacatacCATATATATAATCAATGATTTAAAGGAGCTAACATCATTTAAAACACCATTTAACATATACATAGTTCATAAGATGCATTCAAAGGAAAAgtctacttacaacccaatacacAAGTGCTTGCTAAGTCTTGAGGGATTCCTAcaacacaatatcaataataataccATTAACAACTCAATTATCAACTAATCATACCAATAAACCCATAAAATCAACACAAGTATAAGTtccataatttccccaacactAAAATCCAACAATAACTAAAGCCACAAGCTTACTTTATCTCCTTGGACCCAAAATAAACTTCTTCTCACTTCAATTATCCAACtacaagcttgaatcaaaggtatccaaagaagaaaatgagaaacCCTATCTTCCAAGTCGATGGAGAGAAGAGAAGGAGAAGGGAAATGAGTAAAAATTGTGTCCCATTCGATTTTAAGCCTTCCCAAACACCAAAACATGCTTTTGTACTGTActgggcgctcgggcggtcatatattaccgccctagcgcggaACATACTGTCTGAAACACAAAATTTCAGAaccaatggcgctcgggcggtagtttcttaccgctcgggcgccgctctgCGCACAGCCTCCTCAAAGATCGCctccgaaacgcctcttcccttcataatttggaaaaatggtaaactagaaagttgtagctctatgtcttggcttgcatctcccactagtttcaggtcatttggaggtttgAGTAAAAGGTTAtactaaatctcccaacatgtgtcactggaggaacgacgaaacgcacgacacagttcggggcgcttttggcctatcttccacaatgatttgaacaaaacgcAAAACgtcaaagttatagccttatgttttatctttctaatgaaagtATCCTCAcgtcaattggatcaatatacgaaacattatgctaaaaatcACAACTACTGCGACATTTTCATACCGTAAAAgcacttccattacctatttaactcaaattcaaccttctattctacccattcatATCTATTCCATTCTATAGCATTCATTACCATTCATATCATAATGTAAAGCCATAAACCATCACCATAAAATACCGTAATTCATAATAAAAGAAATGAATGATCGGCTATTACAATTCTCCTccccttataaaaatttcgtccccgaaatttacCTCAAAACGTAAACAATTCAGGATAACGTTGCTTCATTTCTTCCTCGGGTTCCCATGTTGCTTCTTCAATGATATGATTACTCCATAACACCTTCACTATCCCAATTTTTTTGTTTCTAAGCACTTTAACCTTTCGATCCAATATTTGCACCGGCCGTTCATGATAACTCAAATTTGGCATTAAGTCTAGTGGTTCGTGACGAAGTACATGAATTGGATTCGACACATATTTACGAAGCATTGAGACATGAAATACATTATGTACTTTATCCAAATCCGGAGGCAAAGTCAATCGATAAGCTCGCTCACCAATCCTATCAAGAATCTCGAAAGGTCCAATAAAACGAGGactcaacttccctttcttcccaaatctcataactccCTTGAGAGGAGCTATCTTAACAAACACGTGATCACCTACCTCGAATGCCTAAGGTTTTCttcgaacatctgcatagcttttctgtcgagatTGCGCAGTTTTCATTCTTTCTCGAATCAATGCTACAACATCAACCATTTGTTGAACCAACTCTGGTCCTAACATCTATCTTtcacctacttcatcccaaaacaaaggtgaACGACACTTTCtcccatacaaagcttcataaggtgccatgccaatcgaagattgatagctgttattatatgTGAATTCCACAAGAGGCAGCTTCAAATCCCAACTTCCAGGAAAAATCAATAATGCAAGCTCTTAACAtgtcctcaagaatctgaataactcgttctgattgtccgtcgctctgaggatgataagccgtactgaAGGCCAACTTTGTACCCAAAGCTctatgtaaactcttccagaatTCAGATGTAAATCTTGGATCACGATCAGAAACAATTGACACTGGtatcccatgaagtctaacaatctcttgaACATAAGcatcggcatactgattcatcgaATAAGTAGTCTTGACAGGAAGAAAATGCGATGACTTGGTCAAacgatcaacaatgacccaaatcgaattataacctttctgcgtcCTTGGAAGTCCGACAACAAAGTCCATTGTgatatgatcccatttccactgaGGTATCGGCAATGACTGCAACAATCCTGCAGGTCTTtggtgctcaatcttaacctgctgacatgttaggcattcagaaatatacaacgcaatatccttcttcatacctggccaccagaaaagtcgacgaagatcttgGTACATCTTGGTAttacctggatgaatcgaatatggtgcGGTATGCGCCTCAATCAAAAtatctcgtcgaatatcatcaccgATAGGAACACATATTCTACCTCTGAAGGTCATCAACCCATCACTGTTAAAAAAAAACTCGGAATTTTCTTTCAGTTCAGCCTTAGATCTCATTTCCAACAATTGCTTATCATGCTGCTGTCCAACTTTAATCCTGTCATTCAAAGTAGGGCGAATCACCAAAGCTGAAAGTCGAGCTATCGTACCTTTCTCGACCAAGGCGATCTCATTCCTTTGCAAGTCCAACCATAAAGGTTTTTGAATCATGGAACTCAACACAACTCCTGACTtccgactcagtgcatctgcaactacattcgCTTTTCCAGGATGGTAACTGATagtgcaatcataatccttaacaagttccaaccatctcctctgacgcatgttcaattcCTTCTGAGTAAACAGATATTTAAGGCTTTTATGATCtgagaaaatctcacactttacTCCATACAAATTctgccgccatatcttcaaagcgaataccacagctgccaactcaagatcgtgagtcggataattcttttcataatccttcagctgacgggaagcataagcaattacCTTACCACGCTGCATCAATACAGCACCAAGTCCCTTCTTAGAAGCATCAGTGAACACTACaaagtcttcaactccttcaggAAGTGACAACACTGGAGCCGATGTCAatttatccttcaactcttgaaaactTTGTTGATACTCATTTGTCCATTCAAATTTAACTGTCTTTCTTGTCAATGTGGTCAACGGCAGGGCTATCTTTGAGAAATCAGCGATGAAATGACGATAGTAACCTGCTAAACCAAGAAAACTTCTTACCTCAGCCACTGTcataggaataggccacttcttcACTGATTCTATCTTTGTTGGATCCACGGTAATCCCATCTTCAGAAATGATATGGCCTAGAAAAGTCACTTggtccaaccaaaactcgcacttcttTAACTTGGCATATAATTGGTTATCCCTCAATTGCTGCAGCACAGTTCTCAAATGTTCTCGATGAAGTTCTCGAGTCTTCGAataaaccaaaatatcatcaataaatacaatGACGAAACTGTCCAAATAAGACTTGAAGACTCTATTCataagatccataaaaactgacgGTGCATTCGTTAACCCGAAAGACATAAtcaaaaattcataatgaccatacctaGTTCGAAAAGCAGTCTTAGGTATGTCGTCTTCTTTCACTTTCAATTggtgataacccgatcgcaaatcaatcttggaaaatACTGTTGCCCCTTGCAATTGGTCAAAAAGATCATCAATTCggggcaaaggatacttgttcttaattgtaactttgttgatctctcggTAGTCAATACACAAACGTagtgacccatctttctttttcacaaacaatacgggtgctccccaaggtgaagaactcggtcgaataaatCCCTTATCTAACAGTTCTTGCAATTGgttctttaattctttcatttcagtcgGTGCCATTCGATAAGGGTCTTTAGAAATAGGAGCAGTACCAGGTACAACATCAATGACAAACTCGACTTATCTATCGGGTGGCAACCCCGGCACATCATCGGCAAAGACATCCGAATACTCTcgaacaacatcaatatcattcaCATCCACATTATATTCCTTACTCACATCCATCACTGACGCCAGAAATCCATGACAACCCTTAACCAACATCTTATTCACCttcaagcaagaaataaaagaagtGCCAAGCGAAGTACCTGAACCCTTGAAGACATTGCTGTCACCTTCTTCTGTTGGAAATCGCACCATCTTCTCAACACAATCTATCACTGCACGATACgatgatagccaatccataccCAAAATCACATCAAACTCAATCATAGGAATGACAATAAGATCAGCAAACAAAATTCTCTCATTCACTAGAATAGGACAAGCTCTAATCACACTTGTTGGGCAAATCACATCTCCCGAGGGAAGCATAATAGTAAACTGGAGAGGTTCAAATATAGGTGCAATACCCAACGATCTCATGAAaatttcagacataaaagaatgtgtagctccaGTATCAATTAAAGTAAGGGCTACATTGCCTGAAATCTGAATAGTACCTGATATAACCGAGGTATCAGGATTAACACCCTCCTTAGTCAAAGAGGATGCGCCCTTGGACTCGTCCTCGGCCTGAAGATTGGGTGCAGTTGATGGCAATGTGACATGCACCTCCACATCTGTAACATTTGTTGCTCCCTACGAGACATTCACCCTTGTGGGGCTTGTTGCATTTGGAACATAAAGGCCTATTCGTCTCAGACTGAACTGCAGGAGCTTTACCTCGATGTTCTTCTTTTCCTTTGCCTTTGTATCCCCCTTTAAAACTTTGATTCGAAACTTGATTCTTTTGATTGAAGTTTTGCCTTCTCAATTGTCTTTCCTTCTCAATCTCTTTCTCATCCTGTTCCGCTAAAAGAGTTTTCTCCACGATCTCCTTGTACGTTGCGGCCTTAGACATTCTGACATCCCTCCTGATCTCGGCTCTCAAGCCTCTCATGAAGAGTTCCCCTCGATCTTTGTCATTCGAAGCAATGAAAGGAACAAACAAGCAACCTTCTtcaaacttcaaaatataaTCATTCACATTCAAGTTGCCCTGGtttagttccaagaactccTTCACTTTCCGAGTCTTGACATCCGTGGAGAAATATTTGTCATAAAATAGCTCCTTGAACTCATTCCATTTAAGGGTCTGAACATTGACAGTTACCTTCGTGGCCTCCCACCAAATGCGCGCAGTCTTGGTCAGAAGAAACACTGCACAACTAACTCGATCATTATCTTCAAAGTTTAGATAGTCAAAGATTGCTTCAATAGCTTTAACCCATTCCATAGCTGCAAGAGGATCCGCACCTCCCACGAACTCAGGTGGATTCATTCTTTTAAATCTGTCATAAGCTCCCTCTGAACTGGGCTCCTGCCTCACAAGGCCTCTACCTCTCCCTTGATCTGGGTTCTGCAATCTCAATAATTGTTGGATCTGTTCTCCATGAACTTTGGCTTGCTCCTTGAGCAACTTACTAAACTCACCAACAACTCGAGATGAGGAACTATCTTCTTCCTCTACaactttcctcttaggtggcatctcCTACATTGCATCTTAGtttaaaatcatttgaaatcatatatatataccttaaGAAATACATACCATCATATCATTACATCAATGAGATGCAGAAGTATACATACCGAAGTGTCGCAAACAGAAGAAGTCATGTGCCAATCCATTGGTCCGAGaaccatggctctgataccactacatgtgacaccttgacccgtttTAAAAGAAATAGACTCTATAATGCGGAAgccttaaaaaaaataaagacttggaggaaatatgaactttaaaaaaatttgacaaagtTTACCCCGTAAAGAGTTACTAACCGGCCACAATAAATACAATCAATACGCCATAAATTACCACAACTAAACATAACCATATCCATAGCAAAAGATGAACCTTTGATCATCAAAAGATTGAGTTAAATTACACTCCCAAAATAAACCAAATGTTTTACATCCCAAACCATTTCAAAACAAAATACTTTCTTATCCATCCATAACCAAAATAATCCTTCACCCTTCCTCCAAGATTGGCACATTTCCTTCTTCTGTCTTGACACCACGCTGTATCAATCCCATTTACCTGCATCCGCATCTCATGAACATAACTTAAATGagttataaaactcagcaagtagacctttaaataacaaatacatataccaCAGTGCAATGGAAGAATCCGTATCATTTCTTTACCATGATATGCCATCAATCAATAAAATACATACATAACAATTATAAGATGGCATCTATAGCACAATTAATTTCTTTTCATTTGTATGGCATTGATAGGTCATCAATCAATGGTACACATGTACGTCTCAGTCAAAATCAGTCACAGTACATGTCATTATGTTGATCAACTTCAGTCAAGTGGGTTTAGAATTACCATAGGTAACACCACAATACCATATAACCATCAAGCCATAAAAACATTCGTTGAAACATTTAATCAAACACGTGGTGTGCGTGCTAAAACCTTAGCTCCTTCATTTTGCCCTTTGGCTTCAATTCCATTTCTTTTgaacatatcaatacatacCATATATATAATCAATGATTTAAAGGAGCTAACATCATTTAAAACACCATTTAACATATACATAGTTCATAAGATGCATTCAAAGGAAAAttctacttacaacccaatacacAAGTGCTTGCTAAGTCTTGAGGGATTCCTAcaacacaatatcaataataataccATTAACAACTCAATTATCAACTAATCATACCAATAAACCCATAAAATCAACACAAGTATAAGTtccataatttccccaacactAAAATCCAACAATAACTAAAGCCACAAGCTTACTTTATCTCCATGGACCCAAAATAAACTTCTTCTCACTTCAATTATCCAACtacaagcttgaatcaaaggtatccaaagaagaaaatgagaaacCCTATCTTCCAAGTCGATGGAGAGAAGAGAAGGAGAAGGGAAATGAGTAAAAATTGTGTCCCATTCGATTTTAAGCCTTCCCAAACACCAAAACACGCTTTTGTACTGTACTGGGCGCTTGGGTGGTCATAtattaccgccctagcgcggaCCATACTGTCTGAAACACAAAATTTCAGAaccaatggcgctcgggcggtagtttcttaccgctcgggcgccgctctgCGCACAGCCTCCTCAAAGATCGCctccgaaacgcctcttcccttcataatttggaaaaatggtaaactagaaagttgtagctctatgtcttggcttgcatctcccactagtttcaggtcatttggaggtctgagtaaaaggttatgctaaatctcccaacatgtgtcactggaggaacgacgaaacgcacgacacacttcggggcgcttttggcctatcttccacaatgatttgaacaaaacgcAAAACgtcaaagttatagccttatgtcttatctttctaatgaaagtatcctcacatcaattggatcaatatacgaaacattatgctaaaaatcacaactactgccacattttcATACCGTAAATgcacttccattacctatttaactcaaattcaaccttctattctacccattcatATCTATTCCATTCTATAACATTCATTACCATTGATATCATAATGTAAAGCCATAAACCATCACCATAAAATACCGTAATTCATAATAAAAGAAATGAATGATCGGCTATTACAATTCTCCTccccttataaaaatttcgtccccgaaatttacCTTAAAACGTAAACAATTCAGGATAACGTTGCTTCATTTCTTCCTCGGGTTCCCATGTTGCTTCTTCAATGATATGATTACTCCATAACACCTTCACTATCCCAATTTTTTTGTTTCTAAGCACTTTAACCTTTCGATCCAATATTTGCACCGGCCGTTCATGATAACTCAAATTTGGCATTAAGTCTAGTGGTTCGTGACGAAGT from Primulina eburnea isolate SZY01 chromosome 6, ASM2296580v1, whole genome shotgun sequence encodes:
- the LOC140835294 gene encoding uncharacterized protein — translated: MPPKRKVVEEEDSSSSRVVGEFSKLLKEQAKVHGEQIQQLLRLQNPDQGRGRGLVRQEPSSEGAYDRFKRMNPPEFVGGADPLAAMEWVKAIEAIFDYLNFEDNDRVSCAVFLLTKTARIWWEATKVTVNVQTLKWNEFKELFYDKYFSTDVKTRKVKEFLELNQGNLNVNDYILKFEEGCLFVPFIASNDKDRGELFMRGLRAEIRRDVRMSKAATYKEIVEKTLLAEQDEKEIEKERQLRRQNFNQKNQVSNQSFKGGYKGKGKEEHRDVEVHVTLPSTAPNLQAEDESKGASSLTKEGVNPDTSVISGTIQISGNVALTLIDTGATHSFMSEIFMRSLGIAPIFEPLQFTIMLPSGDVICPTSVIRACPILVNERILFADLIVIPMIEFDVILGMDWLSSYRAVIDCVEKMVRFPTEEGDSNVFKGSGTSLGTSFISCLKVNKMLVKGCHGFLASVMDVSKEYNVDVNDIDVVREYSDVFADDVPGLPPDR